In the Podarcis muralis chromosome 15, rPodMur119.hap1.1, whole genome shotgun sequence genome, TCCTTCTGGAAGAGGGTGTTGATGCGAGGGATGCCCCTGTCCCACGAGTCCTCCAAATCCTCCAGAGTCAGGCgcctgggaaggagagggggagagacaaGGCTGCAGCTGGCTCCTCACTCTTCTTCTCCTGCCCcaccagggagggaggaggaggaggaggaggaggaggaggaggagaaagaggcgcCCTCCTGCCTCTCGAGCGCACCTGTTCTGAGCGATGGCCTCCTGCCTCTTGAGGGCATACTCGGCCCACACCCGCTGGGAGTCAATGAACTCGCTCTCCCATGGCTGGATGTAGCGGTACAAGTTGGGGATCAGCTGGTCCTCTTCGTGGCTCATCCCCGAGCGGAAGTGGGTGATGCCCACGTCCGTCTGCTTGGACCACCtgtggggaagaggggagaagGTGTGGGTGGAGAGAAGTCCCTGCCGGAAGGTCtttccgctccctccctccccacccggcCTCCCAGCTCACCTGAGGTCAGACTGGGGGATGAGGACGTGCCCCATGGACAGCATCCCCAGGCCCCCCAGCTCCTTGGGGGTGTAGAAGACGACCGGCGGAAAGCGGCTGGGCATCTTGGAGTTCAGGCCAATCTTGATCCGAGTCTGGATCTTGTTCTCGCACTTCACCAGCAGGTCCAGCAGCTCCTGGGTGTTCACCACGGCCTCCCGGAAGTAGGTCATCAGCCCAATCAGGGCCGTGTTCCACTTGTTCACGATCTGGAAAGCAGAGAGGGGAGAGCCAGCCCTCAGAGGCTCTGCACTGAGACCACACAAACGCACCCCAGGCCCAAAGACATGCTCCTCTCCTGACCTTGGTGAAGGTGGTGGAGCCGGAGGCCATCAGGATCTGCCTGACCCGGTTGTGGAACCTCTGCATGGATTCATCGTCCACCCGCAGGAAGCACTGAGCCGTCCGCTCCTTGGTCACCTGAAAGAGTAGCCAGAGCAAGGACTTCAGGAGGGCCCTGcagtgctgggtcaggccaaaggactaaacctcaggaagaactttctgacagtggactttccttccttggaagtttgggGCCACcagccagggattctttagccgtGCCGGCATCACAGGGGTCAGATTagggagtcctttccaactccatAATGATTCTGCCTAGCACAGCATCCTATTCTCTCACTGACCAACTAGGCACCCTCaaaggaaagcccacaagcagcattCCCTGCACTGGTGATTCACTCCCTGCCCTTCTGTCTCCAGCAGTGGAGAAAGAACACAGCCCTGTCTGTGaacttgtctaattctctttgaaAGTCATCAGAAGAGGCCTGCAGCAGGTGGATTAGGCCAAGGGGGCCCCATCATTGCCCAAACTTCCACACAGTGGTGAACCAGATGCCTCAAAGTGAAGCCCAAAAGGGGAACATGGATGTGATTTCCATCGACCAGCATGCAAAAGTAAGCACCACCTCCCATGGACTGACTTGGCCGTGGCCTCTCTGAACCCAAAGGGGACTGTTCCCCAAACACAGTCCGCCCTCTGCCCCCACCTCGTTCTGCAGATTCCAGACGCCGTCCTTGTGTGTGAACTCCTCGTAGCTCGTGCGGCACTTGGGCAGGATGCGGCACTCGAACCCGCACATGTTGAAGAGCAGGTTGGGGTTGTCCTTGCTGTAGACGGAGACGAAGCTGTTCTCCCACTGCACCGTGGTGACCGAGCGCGGCAGGCGGTTCTTGATGTCCCAGAAGACGGCCCGGCCCCTGGCAGGAGGGAAGAGGTGTCAATCCCCTGgcccaggcaggccccacaacccACCCACTTTCTGGCCACAGAGCCAGGAGGGCAACCGGCCCGTCCACTTGACCCCGGAGCCAGCCACTCACAGGTTGACGTCGTGCTTCATCAGCCGCATCCGGGCATCTCGGGGCCAACACTTCTTGTTGTTGTAGCCGACGATGTTCTCATTGTTGGGGTCCGGGTGCTCCGTCAGGTAGCGCTGGATCAGGTCCCTTGCCTCGTCGGCAGTGAACCTGAGGAAGCAGCAGAGGGCAAAGTCAGGAGGGTCAGAACTCCACACCACCAGGACACATCACCCTTCAGGGCAAAGCTGGACATGGGCAGGCCGTGTGCGGAGGGGGGTCTTTCCAGTTCAGCAATGGGgtcgtaggaagctgccttgcgccGCCCCATCAGTCCATCCAGATCAGTGTTGCCAACACTGGCTGGTAGCATCTCTACAGGATTTTAGGCAGGGAGgttttcccagcccttcctggaggcgCCACTAGGAACGGGACCCagtgccttctgcatgccaagcaggggcTCTGTGCCACGCAGCTACGAGGGCCCCTCCTCATCTCATTGGCGTTCCTCCTGGAGCCACCTATCTGcaggagctcccccccccttctcctgctccctCCACGGCCCCCAGTACCTGAAGAAGATGTGGATGCGGTCAATGTATCTGCAGAAGAGGCGGATGGGGTGGGCCACCTCGGTGGCAATGTCCTGGAAGCTGAGGAAGTCATTGGGCATCTGCGGGGGGCCGGCCATCTCACTGGCGCGATGCAGGCCAAGCACCAGCAGGTCCATCACCAGGCCGTAGTACTGGACGATGAAGGAGGCAAACTGCAGGCCGCGGATGATGCCATAGGAGTTGGTGTGGTTCATGTcctgggggaggaaagagagaggtcaGCCGGGGGGCACAAGCCCCAGCCAGCCAAGCTCAGGCTCCGCCTGCGTGAAGGAGGCCCTGGGCCCTCAGAGGAAGACGCCCCCAGGCCCCACCTTGTAGTTGATGACCACGTTGTTCTTGGCTGTCATGTAGTCGGCAATGTTGTGGTCAACAATGAGGCGCAGGAGCCTGTTGAGGAGCGTCAGGTCAATCTTTTCGTACATCTTCTCAAAGCGAGACTCCAGCATGACGTTGCACTCGCCCTCGCTGGTCTCCCACACGTCCTGCAGGTTGTTGATgcctggaagggaagggagggcgggaaGAGAAGGAGCCCAGCTCAATCCAGTTCCATCCTgctaaggaaggaagggaaggaaggaacccCCGAGGCCAGCTGTGCCCTGCTCAAAGCCCCCCTGGCGGAACTGGAGTCAAGGAATAGGCTCAGGGGCTGACAGTTCAACAGCCAAGGCCTTCCTCAGCCCTCTCTCAAAGGAGACAGAGGCTGCTCAGAGGGCTGGATCCATGGATGCTTCCCACGGACAAGAGCACCTGTGATGGCATCTACAGGTATGACTGGGAAAGGCAACCCCCCCACACTTGAACCCCTGGAGTGCCTCTGCCAGTCATTGCCGACAAAGAAGAGCCAGATGGACCCACAGCCTGATTTAGTACCAGGCAACTTCCTACACAGCACAACCAAGAAGCCCCCCGCCCCAGGCCCCCTCTCCCCAGAGGGCTCACCCTGGCACCACTTGTAGACGAGCAGCGGAGGGGGCTCCGTGTCTGCCGGCTTGATCCAGGGCGGGAAGAGGCGCCTCTTGTCGGCCTCGTACCACAGGTACTGGTCCAGGTAGGCGTCTGTGATCTTCTCCAGGGGCTCCACATCATAGACCGGGACGAGGTGGCTGTAGAGGTCCATGAACTCAATGCCCACCTGGCCAAAGAGGATGAAGAGGAGTCAGCCAGCAGGGGGCGAGGGAAGGGCGCCCCAAGGACGCCACGCTGGGGATGCTGAGGCCCTCTAGGCGCTCCCCCCTCCAACAGCCTCACCTCCTTGAAGGCTCGCTGGGTCAGCAAGTGTCGCTTGATGCGGGACAAGGCCTCGTGGGGGTTGTCGTAAGCCTGCTCAATGAGGCCCAGCTCCTCCCGCTGGGACTGGTTCAGCCGAGACTTCACACTGcatgggagggaggaaaggaagtcaCATTTCATGGAAGGGCAGGCATTCCTCAACGGCCACAATTCCTCAGAAAGCAGGGTTCCCCAAGGCCACCATAAGAACttgagaagagcctggctgctggatcaggctcaacatcccattctcacagcagCCCCCCaggtgccccaaagggaagcccccaagcaggaccgCAAGAAGAAGtagtagagtttggatttgataccccgctttatcactccccttcaggagtctcaaagcggctaacattctcctttcccttcctcccccacaacaaacactctgtgaggtgagtggggctgagagacttcagagaagtgtgactggcccaaggtcacccagcagctgcgtatggaggagcggggaatcgaacccagttcaccagattacgagtccaccgctcttaaccactacaccacactggcaagagcccccctctcccctcctgcagcttccaccaGCAGCTATTCAGCAGTGATGCATAGcccttgtggctggtagccaccaGCATTGGACCAGAGCGCTGTCTGGGCCCCGCAATGTGGCCTATGCCCTCCCGCCTCCCCTTGGCTCACCTGTAGGCCTCCTTGAGCCTCTCCAGGGCCAGGATGAGCAGCTTGGTGTCGTGCTTGTAGGAGAGCGGGGGGAAGGGGATGGGCGAGAAGCGCCGGCTCTCCAGCCAGTGGACGGTGGTGGTGTAGACGGCCACGGCCTCCTCTGCCGTGATGTAGGGGCCATCCTGTGGGGGAGGCACAGCAGGCACACagtcaggcaggggtctctccgcCACCCCGCCCCACAGCCCCCCGCCCCACTCCACCCGGCCCCACCTTCAGGTAGTTGTGCTGCCGCTCCTGCTCTGCCTTCAGGTACAGCCGCGTCAGGCGGCCCAAGTTCTTCTTGCAGACTGTCTTGTCCACGGTGGCTCCGCGCCGGATGCGCTCGCGGTTGTAGTGCGCCGTGTTGGTCCACCAGTCGGCCTTGGCCTTCACGTAGCGCAGGATCATGTTCTCAATGGGGGTCGGCAGCCCTGGCacctggcagggggagggagggagaggtcacCGGGTGGGACAGGACCTTTCCTATGCTGCATAAGgtcaaagatacagtggtacctcgcaagacgaatgcctcacaagacgaaaaactcgcaaaacgaaagggtttttggttttttgagttgctttgcaagacaaatttccctatgggcttgcttcgcaagagaaaaacttgcaagtttgtttcatttttcttaaaaccgttaatacccagggtgcattgcttgaagaggtgcagttgcgacttgacttcgaggatgTTTTCTGGATGGCCAGAAACTTAATCTGGATTCCAGAGTGGCTCTCATGGGacagctcaattggtagagcagcAATGATGCCATCACTAtttttcctatgggaaaccgtgctttgcaagacgaaaaattcgcaagacgaaaaaactcgcagaacgaattaatttcgtcttgcgaggcaccactgtacatgtactCCAAGTTCTGGTTTTGTCTATGCTTTTTATTATTCTGTGAAGTTCAATAAAATACAGATTTCTAAGACAGGAAGGACAGAGGGCAGGCTGCCTGGAGGAGTTGGCATCAGGTGGAAGGAGGACAGGATCATtgatcctgggttcaatccccagcaagtCCTGATACAACCtggggagttggggatgtttagcctggagaaggggcGACTGAGAgcccaaatatctcaagggccgtcgcagggaaggtggagcaagcttgttctctgctgctctggagggcaggacccaagccaatggattcaagttctgAGAAAGGCGCATACTCCCTGGAAAGGTggaggactctcctttcttggaggtttttaaagagaggttagGTGGCCACCTGCTGAGGGATTcgttagctgagatttctgcgtTGCAGggtgtggggtcccttccaactctttcatTCTCTAACTGGGAGAGaggcctgcctgaaaccctggggagcctctgccagtcagtgtggacaacagTGGGCCAGGTAGACCAAGGGTCAGACTCCATAAGGCAGCTCCCAATGTCCTATATGGGTGTTTGGTTGGGGGGCAGCCAGGGGCCACGAGGGACTTGCCTTCCAGGGGATGTTGGCTTTCCAGCACCGCCAGGCTTCGCTCAGGTGCTGCAAGATGGTCCTGGCCTTGTTCTGCTTGATCCCCTCGGGCATCATGTCCAGGATGTCGTGCATGACGGCTGCGCGCAGCTCCAGGTCAAAGTGGGACTCCACACGCTGCTTGGTGACAGTCTTGGCCACCCCCTTGGAGTGACGGcctaagaagggagggaggaaaggttgGTCAGGGAAGGAAAGACGAGGCCAGCCAAACAGCtatgcagccgggggggggggggggagagagaactctGGAAACAGCCCCCAAAGACTCCCACCCAGATGGCTCAGGAAACCCCAGACAAACCAAGAACCTTATAAGGCAGAGATGCTACTCAGGTGTCCTCGTTGTCTCTTAACATTTTTGCAGGGAACGCTCTTTTTCTAGCACAAACACAGGTGTGCTTGGATTTCAATATTGCTGGTATGCTTTGAATTTCTGCCATTTGTAGTTGCGTTATTTGGCACCTTCTTAATCTTGGGAGCCTCCTTGGCTGAAAGGCGGCACAAAACGGACATaaacccccccttccctccccatctGCTCACCTTCGAACTGCCTGGCCAGGAGGTTGCCCAGCCAGCGCTCCAGCAGGGGAGTGATGCCTCGCATGAAGAAGAGCCAGACGCGCCAGCCGGGCGCCCAGAAGCCGCAGCCAGGACCCTTCCCCACCGGCCCCTAGAAGGGGGCAGGAAAAGCATGTTAAAAAACTGAAGTGGGGGAATCCAGCAGATCAGCGTTCCTCCCCCCGCTTCCACCTTCCAGCTCAGCTGCAACCCCCCATCCGGGCTCCCTGCTGGACTCACCGTGTTGAAGCGGTAATAGATGAGGTGCTTCAGGTCTTTGCACATCCGGATCTGCCTCATCAGCTTGTACTTATACCTGTACATCCCCGTCAGCTGCCCCACGTGGGCAAAGATGTACTGGAGGCCGTCTGAAAGCTGCGGGCAGAGGGGGGCAGTTGGGGATTAGAGAGAGAGGAGGCCAATATGTTACAATGGGGGGGCACTTGCACAGCCTCTGCAAGTGACATGCATCTCCTTTCAGGACTGAAGagtcacactggggggggggcatatctaGTTGAGCATCCTCTTATGccccgaaggggggggggacccctgagGGCAACCCTGAACCCAGCTGTGATGGCCGCTAACCTAGATAGGCTGTCAAAGACGACCGGAAAAATTCATGGGGGATAATGGCaatcaatggctcctagccagcatggccatgctCTGCCCGCCCCccgtcagaggcagcaatgcttccgaatgccagttgctgggaaacgcTGAAGGGGAGGGGACTCTGGTGCTaggatcctgcttgtggattaAGGGGCAGCTGGCTGGCTGCTACAaagacaggaagctggactattACGGGGCCCCTCTGAACTGATCCCGAAGGCTCTCCTTGCGTTCTTCTGCTACATTCCTTCTCGGCAGCAGAAAAAGGGCTGGGCTGGCAATGACCTACCTGGAAGGCGTCCACATTGCCCAGCCTGTACTGGACGTGGCTGTCCACCACCAGCTTGGTCAGGCGCAGCACCTCCCGGCAAAGGTGGAAAGCATTGCCAAAGCGGGACTTTTTCCTCTCCTGCAGACAAAGAGGGAGAGGTGTGCTGTGCAGAACCCCCCAACAGCAACTGCGCTGAAGAAGCTGCCCAAGGGTCCCGCAGCAGCTgccaagccccctccccaaatcaggCTAGGAGCAGGAGCTGGCTGACAGGGAAGGCCAGCTCCATCTTCCCATGACTCGACTGGCAGCGGCTACCCACAATCCCGTTCACGGATGAAGTGTGACCAGAATGGGACTCGGGAAGGGGCTGTGTTGTGGCCCCTCACTGACTGGAGAAGGTCGTCAGCCCCTGTTGGGGAAGAGAGCCGGCACCTTGGTGGTGAGGGTCTTGACGGGCTTCAGGTTGAAGTTGTAGTCCAGGTGGAGATAATTGAGGTTCTTGCGGTGAATCAAGAGGTTGAGCATGTTGTAGCCCTGGCGGCAGACCTGCAGCCCCACCTCCACCCAGTCCAGCTTGGTCGACTGGAAGAACTTGGTGGCCTTGAAGGAGCGGAAGAGGTAcctggaggggagagaggaggggcaggcaggctgTGTGTCACATCAAggtgcaggaagctgcctggtcCACTAGGCCCagttcccatcacctcctgacacCCTGGGGCTTGAACAAGGACCCCTAtgcctgcaaagcagaccctctgtcactgagctacggaCTCCCCTCCAGGGAGGGCCACTCACCTCTTCTTCTGGGCCTTGGGGGGTCGGTGCTTGAGAGCATTCAGGACGTAGTACTTGAGCAGCTTCTGGTAAGAGACGCGGACTTTGACGGGCTGCCCGGCAGGGCAATGCTCTCGGTACCTGGGAGTCAAAGGCAAAAagttttggaactccctgcctactgatatcaggctggcacctgctaaaaacattcctatttaaagaagcctacccagatatttagaagGATGTTCTCACTTTTCGAATGtctattgcttttaatttttcttaATGATTATTTCATTGTTTACCTTttctgtaaatcactttgagtgtgtttttaaaatcaagcagtgtataaatcttACAAAGTAAAATAAGATACAGTAACGTGTTTTACTTCTCCAGCGAGAGCTCCAGGAAGTTTACCACCACTAAGTTAGCACTTCAAGGATTTACAACGGAACAACTGAAAAAACACCCTCAGTTGTATCTCACCAAGTCCTGCTCAAAGGCATGTTGAATTTAAgggacccaagttagtcatgtccactaaaagaaacacaggaagctgcattatattgagtcagacccttggtccacctagctcagtactgtctacactgactggtagcagctccgctggatttcaggcaggagtctctcccagttccACCTACAAAATGCCCTTGGGAAATGTGTTTCTAAGAGTCCCCTTACCAGTTCTTGACGAGGGGGATGTCGAGGGCCCTGCGGGTCCTGCCAGAGCGCAGGTTGAAGGGCCGAGGGGCCCAGAGGAGGGCGATGCCATTGGCTGTGTTGTCGGTGTAGAGGGGTGTCTCCTTCAGGAAGGGCTCCACAAACTCCGGGAGCTCAAACTCCTCATCGTCATCAGGGAGCGGCTCCTGGCTCTGGAAGGAGAAACCGGAGCACACAAAAACCCTCCAGAAACTGCCAGCAAACATTTAGGGAGTTGTTTAAGTgagcctccctgcctgccttcctttgtAAGTGCTGTGGGGAAGCTCAGGCCCTTCTGCCCTTCTGATGCCTCTTCCTTGCTGGACGGAGGATAGATGGGGGGACAAGTGTGTAGGAAATTTCCATTCTTTGCTCTACCCACTTTCAAGGCAGAAAGGCAGGGTGGCCTCACCCTCCCACTAATGAATAAATGTCCCCCTCCTCACTGGATCCATGAGCCCACCTTAACAGAGTGCCTGTGCGAAATGGGGTTGATGAGGGGGTCGAAGTAGAAAGCTGGCAGGTCTGGATCCTCCGTCTTGATGAAGACGACGTTCGGGGTGTGATACCTGCGTGGAACAGGTGACGTCAGGCAGAGCTGTGCCCTCCAccacttcctccttccctcccgtcCCCACCCTGCAACTGGCCCCACCCACCCTCAAAATCTCACCAGGTGAGGTGGACGTGGTGGGGAAGGTTGTTGTACAGGTAGGGGAAGGCGATCTTGTACTCTGTCCGGATGGGCTGCCGGATGATGATCTTGTTGATGTCGTTGAACTCGTTCCAGTCCTCATCCCTGTTTGGACCAGAAGGGAGGCGGGTGGTCAGGTCCAGGGCTTTATGGGGCAGGGGAACAAGCCTGGCAGCCCGCTCCTTCCCTGCCGCAAGCTGGCCTTGGAGAGATCTCCCTGGAAACAGCAGCCTGCTACCTCTCCTTTGAGCCCACTCAAAGCCTGCTTTCACTGCCACACAGGTCAAGCGACTGTCCCCCAGTGGTTCTCAGCACCCCACCTCTGTGCCCCGTCAAAAGACACCTGAAACGGTCCAAGGGCAGTGAACCCAAGATCGGCTTCCTCCAAAAGCAGTCTTGGTCCTAAAACACCaaatctccctcccacccccagggaAAAAGGCTCCCACTTACTGCAGGTTAATGTCTCGGACCAGGGGCTCAAACTTGGGCCCCCCTGGGATGGCCATGTTGAGGGCCTTGGAGGTGAAAAAGGCCTTCAGGTCAAACAGGTAGAAGTAGTTGTCGTCCACAAGGTCCGTGAGGAGCTGGTTGGCCAGGCGGTAGAGGGTGGACATCATGGGGAGGGTGAACTGCCAGCGCTGGTAGGTGGAACCATTGACGTATCTGCAGGCCCAGAGCAGAAAGCCAACTTTCAAACccattctccttcctctccccacagcagaaaccaggccttgcacacagaacCTGGCGTGGTATTTTTGCAGGTCAAACTGGCAGTGCTTAGCAACAGAGGCAAGGAACGCTTCAGTCACCAAAAGCAGGATATTCTCAGAGGTCCCAGCTGGAACTGATGGGGAGCCTACATCTGGGGAAGGCACAGATCTAGTCCTGAGTTCCACACAGCTTCCCAAAGGAGGGCTTTGAAGGTACCTACTGGGCCCAGCTGAAAGTCAACCCATGTGTACCTTCAGAGCTCTCCCTTCTCCAGCCGAAGACACAAAGGTacagccttggagaaagggaCTGTTGAGAGTGCAGGCTGTTCTCCCAAGCCAAAATAGCAAGTGCATCACCTCTCAGCCACCCTGACTGACACTTCCCAAAGCTCTCCAGCAGCACCTTTTTCAAGCCCTAgtgaagcttccccccccccccagtaatttcATTTTTAACAAACATGATGAAACAAAAAGCATAATTCAACAAACACAATCCTGGTACGTTTCTGCAGAAAAATCAAAGAAGGGATTAAAAAACGGatgtaccgtgctatattagaagcaatgAATtggatgaattggaagagctgcaaaaagattccattgagcacatggattgataatatgaacAGATTAGCTACATATGAGCGAATTGCATGATgacgcaaaataagaatggataaatatgaagactCTGGAACGagtatttaagcgataaggcagatagtggtgggaagtagaaggaggagagagaggtgggaaaatattgtttaaaaaggtgtagtcataggtatatcagtgtatccaaatctgaattgtcaaattgtgttattactggtattatggtttttgttgtatgtgtgttTTGCGGTTGATGTTTGTATCAAAAAattgattaaatattttttttaagaaagggatTAGGATCCAGAATCCAGGGTAGGGAGGAGAGTGGAGAGTTACCAGAAGGAGATAGTACATGATGACACATTCAGTCTTTAAGGTAGACTTTTAGGATCCAGGTTATTTGGAAAACTCACGCTGAGGGCTCAAAGTGTTTGCGAATAATGGAGGACCACAAAGAATTATGAGAATCGGGAGAGAGGTTCCTTGCTGCCATGATGCAAATTCCATAAATGGAAACTGATACAGAAATTAGCAACTTGCCTTTAAGCCCCCTAATTTGTCTTCTGCCTATTCTGCAGGTTTCTCAATCACTGCCAGTCGCCATGCCTTGTTTGGGGTAGCATAATTCGATGCCCATAAAGACCCCCTTCTGGTTGACTCCCTCTCTACCTGGTCCCACTCTCTCCATCCCTGCCTTCTGTACAGAGCCTGACATAGAGGATTTTCTGCTTTAGCCATGAGCCCAGGCAAGATGGTACCCACTTGCGGTTGTCCTTCAGAGGCTGGTGGTCGTAGAACCAGTCCAGGACTGGGGCGTCCTCCTCGGGATCCAGCTCCAGCTGGATGGCCTCCAGGGGCTCCACGTCCAGGATGT is a window encoding:
- the PRPF8 gene encoding pre-mRNA-processing-splicing factor 8, producing MAGVFPFRGPCPPMPAPLTPLPDYMSEEKLQEKARKWQQLQAKRYAEKRKFGFVDAQKEDMPPEHVRKIIRDHGDMTNRKFRHDKRVYLGALKYMPHAVLKLLENMPMPWEQIRDVPVLYHITGAISFVNEIPWVIEPVYIAQWGSMWIMMRREKRDRRHFKRMRFPPFDDEEPPLDYADNILDVEPLEAIQLELDPEEDAPVLDWFYDHQPLKDNRKYVNGSTYQRWQFTLPMMSTLYRLANQLLTDLVDDNYFYLFDLKAFFTSKALNMAIPGGPKFEPLVRDINLQDEDWNEFNDINKIIIRQPIRTEYKIAFPYLYNNLPHHVHLTWYHTPNVVFIKTEDPDLPAFYFDPLINPISHRHSVKSQEPLPDDDEEFELPEFVEPFLKETPLYTDNTANGIALLWAPRPFNLRSGRTRRALDIPLVKNWYREHCPAGQPVKVRVSYQKLLKYYVLNALKHRPPKAQKKRYLFRSFKATKFFQSTKLDWVEVGLQVCRQGYNMLNLLIHRKNLNYLHLDYNFNLKPVKTLTTKERKKSRFGNAFHLCREVLRLTKLVVDSHVQYRLGNVDAFQLSDGLQYIFAHVGQLTGMYRYKYKLMRQIRMCKDLKHLIYYRFNTGPVGKGPGCGFWAPGWRVWLFFMRGITPLLERWLGNLLARQFEGRHSKGVAKTVTKQRVESHFDLELRAAVMHDILDMMPEGIKQNKARTILQHLSEAWRCWKANIPWKVPGLPTPIENMILRYVKAKADWWTNTAHYNRERIRRGATVDKTVCKKNLGRLTRLYLKAEQERQHNYLKDGPYITAEEAVAVYTTTVHWLESRRFSPIPFPPLSYKHDTKLLILALERLKEAYSVKSRLNQSQREELGLIEQAYDNPHEALSRIKRHLLTQRAFKEVGIEFMDLYSHLVPVYDVEPLEKITDAYLDQYLWYEADKRRLFPPWIKPADTEPPPLLVYKWCQGINNLQDVWETSEGECNVMLESRFEKMYEKIDLTLLNRLLRLIVDHNIADYMTAKNNVVINYKDMNHTNSYGIIRGLQFASFIVQYYGLVMDLLVLGLHRASEMAGPPQMPNDFLSFQDIATEVAHPIRLFCRYIDRIHIFFRFTADEARDLIQRYLTEHPDPNNENIVGYNNKKCWPRDARMRLMKHDVNLGRAVFWDIKNRLPRSVTTVQWENSFVSVYSKDNPNLLFNMCGFECRILPKCRTSYEEFTHKDGVWNLQNEVTKERTAQCFLRVDDESMQRFHNRVRQILMASGSTTFTKIVNKWNTALIGLMTYFREAVVNTQELLDLLVKCENKIQTRIKIGLNSKMPSRFPPVVFYTPKELGGLGMLSMGHVLIPQSDLRWSKQTDVGITHFRSGMSHEEDQLIPNLYRYIQPWESEFIDSQRVWAEYALKRQEAIAQNRRLTLEDLEDSWDRGIPRINTLFQKDRHTLAYDKGWRVRTDFKQYQVLKQNPFWWTHQRHDGKLWNLNNYRTDMIQALGGVEGILEHTLFKGTYFPTWEGLFWEKASGFEESMKWKKLTNAQRSGLNQIPNRRFTLWWSPTINRANVYVGFQVQLDLTGIFMHGKIPTLKISLIQIFRAHLWQKIHESIVMDLCQVFDQELDALEIETVQKETIHPRKSYKMNSSCADILLFASYKWNVSRPSLLADSKDVMDSTTTQKYWIDIQLRWGDYDSHDIERYARAKFLDYTTDNMSIYPSPTGVLIAIDLAYNLHSAYGNWFPGSKPLIQQAMAKIMKANPALYVLRERIRKGLQLYSSEPTEPYLSSQNYGELFSNQIIWFVDDTNVYRVTIHKTFEGNLTTKPINGAIFIFNPRTGQLFLKIIHTSVWAGQKRLGQLAKWKTAEEVAALIRSLPVEEQPKQIIVTRKGMLDPLEVHLLDFPNIVIKGSELQLPFQACLKVEKFGDLILKATEPQMVLFNLYDDWLKTISSYTAFSRLILILRALHVNNDRAKVILKPDKTTITEPHHIWPTLTDEEWIKVEVQLKDLILADYGKKNNVNVASLTQSEIRDIILGMEISAPSQQRQQIAEIEKQTKEQSQLTATQTRTVNKHGDEIITSTTSNYETQTFSSKTEWRVRAISAANLHLRTNHIYVSSDDIKETGYTYILPKNVLKKFICISDLRAQIAGYLYGVSPPDNPQVKEIRCIVMVPQWGTHQTVHLPGQLPQHEYLKEMEPLGWIHTQPNESPQLSPQDVTTHAKVMAENPSWDGEKTIIITCSFTPGSCTLTAYKLTPSGYEWGRQNTDKGNNPKGYLPSHYERVQMLLSDRFLGFFMVPAQGSWNYNFMGVRHDPNMKYELQLANPKEFYHEVHRPSHFLNFALLQEGEVYSADREDLYS